The sequence below is a genomic window from Lolium perenne isolate Kyuss_39 chromosome 7, Kyuss_2.0, whole genome shotgun sequence.
AAATGTCACTTGCAACCTCCGTGCGATCAGGAAAAAATCAGTTACGAACTCACTTGCAACTGGATAAtgtcaattttaacaagcttacaAGCGGACAAATCTTAGTTGCAACCTACTTGCAACTCAACATACATATCGCAGTTGGTTGCAACTTTACAAATCTCACTTGCAATCAACTTATTACTGAAAAAAGCTCAACCAACCCATTTGCAACCTGACAATCTTAGCCGCAACGCACTTGCAATTGTATAAATCTCAGTTACAATATGCAACTGAAGAAAAATCGGTTGCAACCCACATGTAATTCGACAAGTCTCTGTTGCAATCCAATTGCAACTCGACAAATCATAGTTGCTACCCGCTTACTAGTCGACAAATCTCAGTTGCATTCCATTTGCGATTTTGAAAAATAAGTTTGCAATTCGACTAATCTAATATAAGTTGGAACCCTGTAGGTGAGGTTAGCCATACTCCTTCGAGACTGAACATGCGATGAGATTTAACTAGCTAACACCTACAGAAATTAACAATAGAAAAAAAACATCAAGCAAAAAGAAAACAAACCCAACCCATACAAATCCTCGCAGTAGCATTGGCCCATCGTTTTTTTTAGATGAGCATTGGCCCATCTTGACAAGAAGTAAATAATCCTAGAGAAAGCCCATACACGAAATTACACGTGCTATATATCGTTGtagaaagaaaaaacaaaagtagGGTGGTACGAACCTTGATGCTCCACGGCTCCAGATAATACGGTTACCAAGATGACTACGTGAGATTTTATTTATAAATCTCAAACGCCTGTTTTCTAGCAGAAACAGTTTTATCAACGGCGATTTCCTTTCCCTTCTCCCCGGCTCCTGTCCCTCTCATCTGCCCTCGGCGGTGACGTCGTCCCGAGGTGAGTTCTCTGTCTTCCTTGCGCATACCTACAGTAGCTCCAGGTGATATGTATTCTTCTCGAAAATACATATGCCGGCCGCAACCCTACGCATTGCAGTGGGTTCGTACTGTTCCTTGTTGATAGGATCGCTTCAAATCTGCTTCATCGTAGGTACTGTAGACGTTTAGGAGGGGGATATTCTGTTAGGCGCAAATTTAGGGGGAAATTCTGTTAGACGCAAATTTAGAGGAACGCATTGGAGAGAAATTTATAGGTACTTTATTTTCCGTGGCGATCGTTTCTTGTTTCAAGGCGTTGAATCATTTGTGTTCGATCAATTCGTCGAAATCTTGGCTATTTTGCTATAATCGCTCTGTCGATCTCAAAGAAGTTTGCTAGTTTCCTTGTGTACTTCTCTCAAGGAGTCGGCTACAGACCTACTGTTTTGCAACAAATGTCACCTTTTCTTTTGCGGGTACCAAATGTCACCTTTGGCCTCAGTcgaatttgattttttttcttccCATATAAAAAGTAAAGGTCTTATGTGTGGCGTTGGCAGTAACAATGTCATGTGCCTAAATCAAGTTACTAATTTTGGAATTGCAGGACGAACGTTGCTGTGATGCTTACTCCGGCACCCTCGGAGTGCACTGGACTGTCGATGCCGGCCCAGGCACCGGAGGACCAGCAAATTTGGGGGGCTAAATATGGCAATGGACGAGCAGTCCCAAGAAGGATCTTCGATCTTGAGAAAGAGGTTTGCTCAATTCTGTCGCTTGTTCATGTGTGTTCCAATGTTGTTTACTGTGGTGGACTGGTGGGTCAATAGTAGCACACTAGCGCCCAAAGTTGGATTTGGTATTGCAACAGGTGCCAATGGCTTCTGCATACATCTCTACAACCCCTATGAGTAGCAAGCTATCGAAGATAAAGTTTGGTTCTGATTGTCAAATTCATGTGCTAAATTGGGTGAATAGAAAGTGTTGCCACATTATTGAACTTCTGGATGGAGTATGTTAAGTGGTGTAATTCCTAAAAAAATAATTGGAAACTGTAGAAGTATTCAGCGACATATATAGTTGCGGATTCAAAATTATTGTGTAATAGCTATATATTGCTGattttactactccctccgatccataataactgTCTCTGATTTAATACAAAATTGTACTAAATAGCTACACTTAATATGGCTCAGAGGGAGTAAATATTATCTCATGTCACACTTTTGGTGTTTTATGTGCTATCACTATTAGTTATGTAATTGGATGTGTGCCTCTGCAGCTACATCAGTATGAGCACGATATGGGCTTGATCTTGATTGATAGGCAAGAGATGGCTGCCAAATATGACCAGCTCAGTCAAGTATACGCACAAAATAAGGAGATACTGAAGCGTGAACAAGCAGCGCACTTAAATGCAATATATGAATACGAGAAACGGGAAGAAAGGATTCGAAAAGCTTTATGTATTGAAAAGCAACATGTTGCCGACGTATGTTATTATTGCCTTTGTATTTACTTGTCTCCTGACTATACCTCTTATGTCAGAGCCTTATTGATGAGTTTTTGTCTATGTTTTCTATTTGTCTTTTTTCCCATGTTGGTCTGAATAGCTCGAAAAAGCACTGCATGAAATGCGTTCAGAGATAGCTGAGGTCAAGTTTGTGTCTCAGAAAAACATCAGCGGTGCTAATTCTCTTCAGGCTAACAAAGATGAAAAATCCTTGCTGATCAAGAAGAAGTTAAGTGCTGCAGATGGGAAACTTGAAGAAGCAAACCTTATGATGTCACATGCTGATAAAAAAATCAAAGACATTAAAACTCATCAACGCAGATGTGAGAAGGAAAAGCTATGCTATGAAACTGAGTATGGTGCCTCTTTAACCTAATGATTTTTCTTTACGCTTGTGCGTAAAGAAATGATCTGGCAAATATTCCTTTTTATGGCTGAAATATTCTTATATTTTCAGGTGGAAGGCACAAAAGAATCAACTTAAGGAGAAGGAGGAGTCTCTGGATGAGTGGGAGAAGAGGCTTATGGAAAGTCAGAATAGACAAGTTAGTTTTCAGAGATCCCTTAGTGGCAGGGAGGACAAGCTGACTGCGTATGACAAAACTTTGAAGATGAAACAGGAAGAATTGCTGAAAGTACAAGAGTGTGATATCAACAATAGGTTACATAACTTACATGCGTATGAAATGGTAACTTACTGAATAGAATATTGACCTACCCTATTTCCACTTTATGTTAAAACTTTCATGATTCTTCTGTACTAATTTTCAGGATATGAAGTCTAAGTATAAAACTCTGGAGGAAAAAGAGGAAATATTAGATGACTGGGAAGACAGAATCGACATGAAAGAAAAGGTAAGTGTAATGTGAGCAAGCCTTTTATGCTATTTCATTGTAAATAtgcatatttatcttgtctttctTCATTCTTGCTCCATCTGGCGGCGAAGAAGCTTAGTTATGAAAGGAAAAGAATGGAAAGTTTCCATGACAGTGAAAAAAGGAGGTTGAAGGATTTGGAACTTGAGTTGAGAGCAAAATACAAGAAGCAGATGAAGGATATTATACTTAGTGAAGAAGCTTTTATGTGTGACATAGAACAACAGAAATTGCAGAACAATGAGTTACGGGAGGGGGAACGTGCCAACAGTAAACGCAGGTTTGATCTCCACAGTCAAAATCTCCTGAACACTGAGACATCACCTCATGGAACAGGCAGGCTTATCGATTCGACTGGCCATTTTATGCTGCTGCAGAAGTGTTCGGGGCACTTCAGATCATATCCCTCCAAGAAGTCTGAACATTCATTGGAACATAAAGTATCATTTGGTGCAAGGCCTGACAACGAAGCATTGGAACATGAGGAAGATTATGAGCCTTCACGTATTTATGAAGGAGCAAAtgattcttttgctttttctcaggAGACCCCATCTGATGCTAAGGCTGCGGAGAAAGAAGAACTTGAAAGAGTTTCTCTTGGCGGGCATGAATCGTTCTCATTTGGCGTCACAGACAATATTTTGAAAACCCAGTCAGGTGACACTACTAGTAGCATGGAGCTTGATGCAAATATTATCTTGAATGATGGAAATGGGAATGGGCCTGAAGGAGGTTTGCACTCGGAAACTTTGAATCAAGGAGAACGTCTACAGAACCGGGAAGGTCGATTAAGAAGTGTGAGGAGGACAAGAACTATACAGGCAGTGATCGATGCGACTAAAGCGTTAATCAGTCCGATATCTGAAGAGAAACATAGTGACCAGAAAGATTTTGCTGCTCCAAGCGCAGCAGGTATTGAGCAGCGTGTGGAGAACACTGAAGTAGTATATTCTGATGGTGATGCTTCGGGAGCGCCGCTTCGCAAGAGGCAGCAACTAGGTGGCACGGCAACGCAGGTGCCAGGAGAAAAGCATTACAACCTTAGGCACAATAGAGTGTAAGTCTTCTTCGGTTTTTTACATTTTACCTTTTGTCTAGAAGATTTAGTGCTGCGGGTGGCTGTTTATGCTTATCATGTTTTACTACAGTGTAAGTGCTGCAACCTCATCCAAGACGAGATCCGGCGAAGCGAGAGCTCCCAAGGTGGGAAGCAAACGGAAGACAGAAGAAAGCAGTAGTGATGATGCAAAAGGAGCTTCAACTTGTGGGGTGCCTTCCGCTCTGCTATCAACCGAGTTAGGCGAAGCGGCCAAAGCGCACGAGTCTTCCCATATGAATCTGCCGGTAAGATCAGTGCTCTATGGTTGCACTTCCTCCTGGCCTGCTGGCCACTTTGGTTTCACTGTTTCTGGGAGTGTACTAACTGGAATCTCTCCTTTGATCAGGCTGAAGCCCAGGAAGTCTGCACTGAAGAGAGTGATGGGGATGGCTGCACTGAAGAGAGTGATGGGGATGACGAAGAGCCTCCGACGGGAAACGATTCGTTCAGGAGATGGCTGTGGATTTTCCTCACCACTTGAGACAAGTGCTTGAGCGGCATCGGCGTGACCATCTGCCATTTCACCTCAGCTTTACGATTTTTGTAGTTGTAGCCGTGCTGCACCGGTGTGTCATCTTTTGTAATCCTGGAGAATAGTCTGCAGGAGTGGCTGATGCCGCTCACTCAAACTAGGCTCGAGTACAATAGTTTTTTTCTGCCATGTTGAAGAGTACGACCATATGTATTTAGTATAAGATAACTTCTCCGCAATAAATGAATGTCATATAGCGACGCCACAACCTATCATAGATTGTTTACAGAAGCTGTTTGAAACAAAGAAcagcacaaaagaaaaagaagtagGCGCATCCGGTTTCTTTTTCAGCATGTAACTGCAGCAGAATAGATGTCAAAAATTTGCGCAGATCCAACACCTGGACCACGTACCGTTAATGTTTAGCCTGCTGCTCTTTCCA
It includes:
- the LOC139833744 gene encoding uncharacterized protein isoform X2, whose translation is MLTPAPSECTGLSMPAQAPEDQQIWGAKYGNGRAVPRRIFDLEKELHQYEHDMGLILIDRQEMAAKYDQLSQVYAQNKEILKREQAAHLNAIYEYEKREERIRKALCIEKQHVADLEKALHEMRSEIAEVKFVSQKNISGANSLQANKDEKSLLIKKKLSAADGKLEEANLMMSHADKKIKDIKTHQRRCEKEKLCYETEWKAQKNQLKEKEESLDEWEKRLMESQNRQVSFQRSLSGREDKLTAYDKTLKMKQEELLKVQECDINNRLHNLHAYEMDMKSKYKTLEEKEEILDDWEDRIDMKEKLSYERKRMESFHDSEKRRLKDLELELRAKYKKQMKDIILSEEAFMCDIEQQKLQNNELREGERANSKRRFDLHSQNLLNTETSPHGTGRLIDSTGHFMLLQKCSGHFRSYPSKKSEHSLEHKVSFGARPDNEALEHEEDYEPSRIYEGANDSFAFSQETPSDAKAAEKEELERVSLGGHESFSFGVTDNILKTQSGDTTSSMELDANIILNDGNGNGPEGGLHSETLNQGERLQNREGRLRSVRRTRTIQAVIDATKALISPISEEKHSDQKDFAAPSAAGIEQRVENTEVVYSDGDASGAPLRKRQQLGGTATQVPGEKHYNLRHNRVVSAATSSKTRSGEARAPKVGSKRKTEESSSDDAKGASTCGVPSALLSTELGEAAKAHESSHMNLPAEAQEVCTEESDGDGCTEESDGDDEEPPTGNDSFRRWLWIFLTT
- the LOC139833744 gene encoding uncharacterized protein isoform X1; the encoded protein is MLTPAPSECTGLSMPAQAPEDQQIWGAKYGNGRAVPRRIFDLEKELHQYEHDMGLILIDRQEMAAKYDQLSQVYAQNKEILKREQAAHLNAIYEYEKREERIRKALCIEKQHVADLEKALHEMRSEIAEVKFVSQKNISGANSLQANKDEKSLLIKKKLSAADGKLEEANLMMSHADKKIKDIKTHQRRCEKEKLCYETEWKAQKNQLKEKEESLDEWEKRLMESQNRQVSFQRSLSGREDKLTAYDKTLKMKQEELLKVQECDINNRLHNLHAYEMDMKSKYKTLEEKEEILDDWEDRIDMKEKKLSYERKRMESFHDSEKRRLKDLELELRAKYKKQMKDIILSEEAFMCDIEQQKLQNNELREGERANSKRRFDLHSQNLLNTETSPHGTGRLIDSTGHFMLLQKCSGHFRSYPSKKSEHSLEHKVSFGARPDNEALEHEEDYEPSRIYEGANDSFAFSQETPSDAKAAEKEELERVSLGGHESFSFGVTDNILKTQSGDTTSSMELDANIILNDGNGNGPEGGLHSETLNQGERLQNREGRLRSVRRTRTIQAVIDATKALISPISEEKHSDQKDFAAPSAAGIEQRVENTEVVYSDGDASGAPLRKRQQLGGTATQVPGEKHYNLRHNRVVSAATSSKTRSGEARAPKVGSKRKTEESSSDDAKGASTCGVPSALLSTELGEAAKAHESSHMNLPAEAQEVCTEESDGDGCTEESDGDDEEPPTGNDSFRRWLWIFLTT